A single window of Solanum dulcamara chromosome 5, daSolDulc1.2, whole genome shotgun sequence DNA harbors:
- the LOC129889090 gene encoding uncharacterized protein LOC129889090 — protein MFTSHNTQKLQQHAAYKDKLQVHNGPGEPQHSVCCAGVLEVLFFLFFYLCRYNTQLQSPRIITSAYNHSLEHKATSRQTYNRWATAAATAVATGLFYFADAGITKCMVALVDAANSYHATTRATALLDSVQAYKNPPISKAPSVKPPGSSSTHQHSLWESNLGGHCSCLCGCLFEYAGC, from the coding sequence atgtttacaagccacaacacacaaaaactccaacaacatgcagcatacaaggacaAACTACAAGTCCACAATGGACCTGGAGAACCACAGCACAGTGTTTGCTGTGCAGGAGTATTGGAGGtacttttcttcttgttcttttacttgtgcaggtacaatacacaactacAATCCCCAAGAATAATTACTTCAGCATACAACCactcactagaacataaagcaacatcaagacagacctacaacagatgggctacagctgcagcaacagcAGTGGCAACAGGGTTGTTTTACTTTGCAGATGCAGGGATTACAAAGTGCATGGTTGCACTTGTAGATGCAGCCAACAGCTACCATGCTACAACACGTGCAACAGCCCTCTTGGATTCTGTGCAGGCATACAAGAACCCTCCAATATCCAAGGCACCATCTGTTAAACCTCCTGGCAGTAGCAGCACCCATCAACACTCATTATGGGAGTCTAATCTGGGAGGCCATTGTTCTTGTTTGTGTGGTTGTTTATTTGAGTATGCAGGCTGCTAG